AACTGCAGGGATGAGAACAAATCAGattaatacatcaataaaacaattttaataataacataattaactttatttatattcaggTTCAGCTCAAAAAATTGGGATATCAAGGaaaagttgttttaattttgacGATTATggcttacagctcatgaaaataaaaaaatccagtatctcaaaatattagaatattacatAAGACTAATCAAGGTTCAAGACAAAAGgtttataatacagaaatgtcgACCTTCCGAAAAGTATGTTCATTTATGCAGTCAATACTTGGTCTGGGCTCCTTTTGCACAAATTACTGTATCAATGCGGCGTGGCAGTTACTAGTAGTTTTGGTACTGTGGGCAGGTGCcaagtcctgctggaaaaggaaatcagCATCTACATACTGtatggagatgctgatttccttttccagcaggactAGTAACTGGTTTGCATTGAGTGCATAAATTAACATACTTTTCatattctaatttttttttttactaacaGATTTTTGATTTCCATGAGCTGTAAGCTATAATCATCACACAAGgaaggtgagttaaaacaagaaggcagaacagaaaaagtaaaaacacaaaaagaaaagagtcaTTACATTAGCTGCCAGCTGACTCCACTGCAGCCACAGTATGTACCTCTTATGCATTATCATTACAGCAGACTTCACTGGCACTGGCACACTCAAACCAGCACGCTAGAGCTAATTCCCCTATTAAAGAAGGAAATATAGAGTATGTAGCCCTCTGTCTAGTCAACATCACTAACGTTAGCATACTAGCTAGTTATATTCTCTCAGGCCAGAAGAGGGGACCTTTAAAGACTCCTGCTGTAACAGGGGAGTCCACAGTTAGCCTAGCAGCTAAAAGCTACAACAAACAGCGTCACTGACCACTTCTGGAGGAGCTGTGTGCTCAGGCCGTCGGCAGCTGGAGGCCATAGTTatccctgtgtttgtgtcggtCTATGAAGACAACCCGTTAAACTGTAATATCAGTTCATAAACAAGCTAAATGTTGTGGTAGCAGACGGTCCACACGTGAAGAGCAATGACGTCACACGCAAGCGACGTAAGAACTACTTCTTCGTCGAGTTAATTGAGGTAACCCACGCTTACATCGCCCCCTACTGTGCACCGAGGTAGATACTGACTGGCATGATATGATGCGAAAATGTATACTGTTTTTACAAaaactgtttatgttttgtgtttttttacaaactttATTCACAACAAAATTTGTCATTGTAGGAATAATAATTTGCATGCCATAAAACgatataataaatacatatatttaaaaatgatacaTAGATAAatggagaaataaaaagacataaaatcaaaataaataaaataaaaaaatgtaagtaaGGCAAAATAAAAGTAAGGGATTTTCATAATTCTGGCAGTCTGTCCTCGACCAGAAGTTCTTacacaaactctttttttttcaaccaattTTAAACAACATACAGCATTTACAGTTATAGTAACAGTAGATATCCATAAAATACATACAAcaattattaatcattaatcataattcatcaataaataaaattagcaaatgacataaaacaaaagatactataaaacacaaacagagagaattGCACATTGTATAGGCTACTGCCATCTGCTAATTCTAGTATTAATGACTTGCTTTTACACTAAGCTTTCTTAAATATATTTAGTATAGTTTCAAATATTTTCCACCCTTCAAATATCCGCATTTATGTGTATGAAATATAACGATTTCAAGTCTTTGTTCTGAATGACAAAatagaaagaaaggaaaaaagttgaaaaatttTAATTAACACCAAATGAAACCTAAATTTAAGATAAacctctttatttctttaaagcCGATTTGTGACTTCAAATCGATTTTTATTTTCCAccaaatatataataatatataactctTTACGTTCCCGCCATTCTGCGAAATGATTGGTCGTGTATGATAAGTACTTCCTGTAAACATTGACTCTCATTGGATGCTCGTCCTGTGACGTAGCCGGACGCTGCCGTCGGTTTTCCGGCAAGCTCACCGCTCCGTTCTCGGCAAAATGGCAGAGGTCGGTCAGCGGCTGGGGAGCGGAGTTTACCGACTGTCCGCCCTCAGAAGCAGCCAGGGTCGACAGGTGTGCACCGGAGAGAGTCCCGGGTCTCTGCTGGTAAACTGCTCCTTCAGTGACAGCCGAACAAAAGAGGACTCGACCCAGGATCAACGTGAAGTTAAGTCAAAACGAAGAACAACACAACGCAAATTAGCCAAAGTTTCCAGAGTGAGAACAGGTGAAAGTCAACTGGAAATTGTGACTCTGTGTCGTGCCACTTCGTtggattcatttcattttcctcaCACCAGAGAGACCCGAGAAGCTTATAGAGCAGCCCTGTACCTCTCAGCGAGACTGCAGCCTCTCCTCCATGAGAGGCTGCTGCCTGGCAGGATGACATCCTGGACCAGAGGAGCTGTTTCCCTCCACCCCGACACCTTCAGGTCCCCTCAGCAGCTCCGAGCTTTCTGTACTGTCATCTTCATCCTGGCAGAGCAGGGATCAGAGACGGCGGGTCGTGGACTGAGACTGAGGCGTCTGAACCTGCATCCTGATACCCTGCAAGCATCTACAACTAGTAGAAGCTACAGCTGGAGGAGGGACAGCAGCTCAAAAGATGCTCCACCTCTGTACAGAAGCAGGATGGGCTATTACGACATCCTCAGAGTGTCCCCCAACGCCACGCAGGCCCAGATCAAGACTGCCTACTACAAGCAGTCCTTCATCTACCACCCTGACAAGAACCCAGAGGACGATGAAGCCACCGCGCTCTTCTCTAAGATCAGCGAGGCCTATGCAGTGCTGGGAAACATCGGCCTGAGGAGGAAGTACGACCGTGGTATTCTGAGCCAGTCGGACCTTGCAGGGAGACCGTCCTCTAAAGATACCCCGAGCAGATCCACAGGCTCcccacatcagcagcagcatcaacacaCAGCAAGGCGGTTCTCCCAAGCCGGGGGGAAGACCATGTTTGATTTTGACGCCTTTTATCAGGCTCACTACGGGGAGCAGCTGCAGAGGGAGAAGGACATGAGAGCCAGGAAGCAGTACATGGAGGAGATGCAGAAGGAGAAGTACAACAGGTGGAAGCAGGGGAGAATGATAGAGGCGACTGTGGCGATGGTGCTGGCCATGGCAGGGCTGCTTATTGTCAACATCGCCAGGTCCTGAAGTAGAAGCAGCAACCAGACGACGACTCTCAGCGGG
This is a stretch of genomic DNA from Pagrus major chromosome 2, Pma_NU_1.0. It encodes these proteins:
- the LOC141017940 gene encoding uncharacterized protein gives rise to the protein MAEVGQRLGSGVYRLSALRSSQGRQVCTGESPGSLLVNCSFSDSRTKEDSTQDQREVKSKRRTTQRKLAKVSRVRTGESQLEIVTLCRATSLDSFHFPHTRETREAYRAALYLSARLQPLLHERLLPGRMTSWTRGAVSLHPDTFRSPQQLRAFCTVIFILAEQGSETAGRGLRLRRLNLHPDTLQASTTSRSYSWRRDSSSKDAPPLYRSRMGYYDILRVSPNATQAQIKTAYYKQSFIYHPDKNPEDDEATALFSKISEAYAVLGNIGLRRKYDRGILSQSDLAGRPSSKDTPSRSTGSPHQQQHQHTARRFSQAGGKTMFDFDAFYQAHYGEQLQREKDMRARKQYMEEMQKEKYNRWKQGRMIEATVAMVLAMAGLLIVNIARS